The Mycolicibacterium brumae DNA window CGATGTTGCGGCGCGAATCCGGGTCGGCGCGCAGCAGGTCCAGCGCGGCGCTGATCTGGTCGATGTGCTGCCCCGACGGGGTCGGCCAGGACCGCCACTGCACCCCGTAGACCGGGCCCAGGTCGCCGTTCGGCGCGGCCCATTCGTCCCAGATCGTGACGCCGTGCTCCTGCAGCCACCGCACGTTGGAGTCCCCGCGCAGGAACCACAGCAGCTCGTAGACGACCGATTTGGTGTGCACTTTCTTGGTGGTGATCAGCGGAAATCCGGCCTGCAGGTCGTAGCGCAGCTGGTGCCCGAAGATGCTGCGAGTGCCGGTTCCGGTGCGGTCTGCCTTGGGGGTTCCCTCGGCGAGCACCAGGCGCAGCAGGTCCTCGTACGGCGTGGCGATGGGCGCGGGCGCTGACACGGGCTCAGCTTACGTCGGGCCACCGACAGCAGGGCGTTGACGGACCCGGGTGCGAACCGGCGACCCCGGATAGGCCACCATTACAGCGTGTACGACCAGGCATTCACCTCCGATTCCACCGATGTCGGCAGCCGGCTCGACCCGGTTCTGGCCCGCAGCTGGCTGCTGGTCAACGCCATCCACTTCGACCGGTTCGAGACCGCGCACCGGTCCCGCGCCGACGTCGTCGTACTCGACATCGAGGACGCGGTGGCGCCCAAAGACAAGGCGGCCGCCCGCGAAAACGTGCTGAACTGGCTGGCCGACGGGCACGACGACTGGGTGCGAATCAACGGCTTCGGCACCCAGTGGTGGGCCGGCGACTGCCAGATGCTGGCTGGCACGTCGGTCGGTGGCGTGATGCTGGCAATGGTCGAGTCCGTCGACCACGTCACCGAGACCGCGCGGATGCTGCCCGGGGTGCCCATCGTGGCGCTGGTGGAGACCGCGCGGGGACTGGAGCGCATCACCGAGATCGCGACCACCAAGGGGTGCTTCCGGCTGGCGTTCGGGATCGGCGACTTCCGCCGCGACACCGGTTTCGGCGACAATCCGGCCACCCTGGCCTACGCCCGGTCCCGGTTCACCATCGCCGCCCGGGCCGCTCACCTGCCCAGCGCCATCGACGGGCCGACGGTCAGCTCCAATCCGCTGAAACTGTCCGAGGCGACCGCGGTGTCCGCCGAGTTCGGGATGACCGGCAAGATCTGCCTGAGCCCCGATCAGTGCCCGCCGGTGAACGCCGGGCTGTCCCCGTCGGTCGACGAGATCGGCTGGGCCAAGGAGTTCTTCGCCGAGTTCGAGCGCGACGGTGGGCAGATCCGGGACGGCTCGGACCTGCCGCGCATCGCCCGGGCCACCAAGATCCTGGATTTGGCGCGGGCCTACGGGA harbors:
- a CDS encoding thymidylate synthase is translated as MSAPAPIATPYEDLLRLVLAEGTPKADRTGTGTRSIFGHQLRYDLQAGFPLITTKKVHTKSVVYELLWFLRGDSNVRWLQEHGVTIWDEWAAPNGDLGPVYGVQWRSWPTPSGQHIDQISAALDLLRADPDSRRNIVSAWNVGEIPQMALPPCHAFFQFYVADGKLSCQLYQRSADLFLGVPFNIASYALLTHMMAAQAGLEVGEFIWTGGDCHIYDNHVEQVTEQLSRAPRPYPQLVLAPRDSIFDYVYDDVEIRDYQPHPAIKAPVAV
- a CDS encoding HpcH/HpaI aldolase/citrate lyase family protein; translation: MYDQAFTSDSTDVGSRLDPVLARSWLLVNAIHFDRFETAHRSRADVVVLDIEDAVAPKDKAAARENVLNWLADGHDDWVRINGFGTQWWAGDCQMLAGTSVGGVMLAMVESVDHVTETARMLPGVPIVALVETARGLERITEIATTKGCFRLAFGIGDFRRDTGFGDNPATLAYARSRFTIAARAAHLPSAIDGPTVSSNPLKLSEATAVSAEFGMTGKICLSPDQCPPVNAGLSPSVDEIGWAKEFFAEFERDGGQIRDGSDLPRIARATKILDLARAYGIDDDAFGYDERGHRPAPSDTYHF